ACTCGTCTGTGCCCGCTGGTGCTGGAGGTTCGTCGTATTCAGTTGTCAATCACTTGTCGGCCAAGCGACCGGTGGAAGGGCGCTGCTCAGCCCTGGCGCTGCTTGTGGCGCAGGTTTTCGCAGATCACCATGACCCGTCCGTTACGGCGGATCACCTTGCACTTCTCACAGATCGGCTTGACGCTCGGCTGGACCTTCACGTCAGCTTCTCCTGTTTTCTTGTCACGGGCAGTGCGGTATCCCGCACCACGGCCGTTGCTGTTCCCCGGCGACGCCGGGAAGTCCTACTTGTACCGGTAGACGATTCGTCCGCGACCGAGGTCGTAGGGCGAGAGTTCGACGACCACGCGATCCTCGGGCAGGATGCGGATGTAGTGTTGCCGCATCTTCCCGCTGATGTGGGCGAGAACCTTGTGGCCGTTCTCCAGCTCAATGCGGAACATCGCATTGGGCAGGGGTTCGACAACGCGACCCTCAACCTCGATGGCACCGTCCTTCTTCGCCATGTCCTCCGCGATTCCCGGCCCGATCAGGCCTGGTAGTCATCAGTCCGCCGTCGCCATCGCTGACGTCGGCGGTGTTCCGGTCGGTGCCGGGCCATCCCCGTCGCACATGCCGCGAAAGCATGCGGAAACGGGCACGACAAGCGCACCGACGATCTATATTACGGCACGCGGCGCGGCATTCCCAATTCGCCCGCCGGCGCCGCGGCCGGCCACCTAGACTTTGACGCCCATCGACCGGGCCATCGCCCCCAGGTCGTCGAACCGCTCGCCGCGTGCGGCCAGGATCCATCGGTCGCCGTCGCGGCGCAGGTCGGCGTAGATCAGTGCCCGCTCGCCGCCGAACCGGGCCTGCAGATCGCAGCGGGCGAGCAGCCCCGCATCGGAATCGGACAGTTCCACGAACCCGGCCGGATAGTCGCCGAAGGTGGTCTGACCGCCGTATGAGCTGACCCCGATCGCCACCCGGTCGACGGCCGCCGGCAGGGCGGCGGTGTCGACGGTCAGCTCCTCGCGCCAGCCGGTGCGCACCGAGCGGTCGGAGTTGAGGCGGACCGCGCCGTTGTAGGCGGCCAGGTTGTTGAAGAACACGAAGTCCGTATCCGAGGTGACCACCGCGCTCGTCGGCAGCACGAAGGCCGCGAGGTCGAGATCCAGGGCGACGCCGGGGGGCTGGTCCCAGCCGACCCCGACCGACACCTGCTGCAATCCGGCGCGGCTCATCGGGCCCCCTCCACCATGACGTTGTTGGCGGCGAGCACCCAGCGGACCGGGTCGGTGACGCGGAACGGGGAGATGCCGCGGTCGCTGAGCTTCTCCCCCTCCGGCGGGGCGCCGAGCGCGGAGACCGCGAAGAACCGGTGCTCGTACTGCCGTCCGGTGACCTGGTTGACCATCGTCGTCAGCGCCGGACCGGCGTCGAGACGGGTGAGCAGGCTGCGCACCTCCTCGTGCAGCCGCAAACCCTCCTCCTCGTCGTAGCCGCGTTCCAGCAGCCCCGGGTCCCGGTTGTAGGCGGCCCCCGGCTGCCCCATCACCTGTCCCCACGAACTGGCCTGGACCGCCGACAGCGCCTGCAACGCGTCGAACTTGGAGAGGATCACCGCGAGTTTGGGCGACCCGTCGCCGATCAGGTTGGTGACGGTGTGCAGCACGTGGCGCGGGTCGCCGCCGACCGTCGTCGACGCGGGGACCAGGTCGCGCAGCTGGTTGGCGACCTCCCCGACGCGCAGCGGGTCGAAGAGGAACAGCACCGCGTCGGCGCGGCTGAAGAAGTCCCAGGCAACGCCCCCGACGTCGGCGGCCTCGAGGTCCTCCCCCGCCACGTCGCGGATCACCAGGTACTGCCTGGTCCCGCCCCATTCGCCGAGGTTGAAGATCAGCGGGTCGTGTTGGTAGCTGCCGTGCAGCGAGGCCCGCGGCGTCGGCTGCAGGATTCCCCGGTCCTCGAACAGCGGCGTCTCGTACTCGTCGCGGAACCGGCGGACCGTCTCCTCGTTGGCACCGAAGACCTCCCGGTCCAACCGGGCAGCGAATCGCTGCAGCTGTTTGACCAGCACCGCGATGTACACCGTCTTGCCGGTGGCGCGCGCCCCGGCCATCGTGATACAGGTGGCGTTGCCGAAGTACCAGTGCGACGGCAGCACGAAGTGGCAGTGGGGGCACGCCGCGTCATACGGGTGCTCCGGCGAGGGCGGCCATTCGCCGCTCCACTCCGACCGGTTGGCCACCGTGACCGGCCCCATCCGCACCTCGCGACCGGCATAGGCCGACGCGACGGGATCGGCGACGACCTGGCGCGGCTCCTTCTCGACCCAGGCGAACACGTCCAGGTGCAGCGGCGAGAAGCACCGTGGGCACTTGGTCAACGCGCACCCCCCAGTCCCACGGGCGCCAACAGCGCCGCGACGACCCGCCCGATCCGGTCGGGCTGGGCCACCAGGGCGGTCCCCGGGTCGGCGACCGGCGCCAACACCGCCCCGCGCAGTCCGGGTCCCGCCGCCGCCGCCGACTCGGAGAGCACCAGCAGCACCTGGTCCGCGGCCGGTTCCACCGCGCCGACCGAATCAGTGAGCAGCACGGTCAACGTGCCGGGCGCCGGTGCGACCGCCAGTCCGCCGCTCAGGGCGTAGCCGGCGGCCGGAGCGGCGGCGAAAGTGCTGCCGACCCGGTCGGCGGGCACCGGGGCGGGCGGGGGCGAGGCCGGGGAGGCATACCCGACGGAGACCTCCGGGGTGCCGGCGACGACGGCACCCATTCCCGCGACGATGTCGGCGGCGGCCGCGACCATCCCGGAGGAGAAATGCGCGGCCATCGACGCCGAGGTGTCGACGAGCAGACGGACCGGGCGCGCCTGCGATTCGGGCACCCGATCGGCTCGGATGACGCCGCGGGTCGCGATCCGGGCCGCCGCGGCCACTGGCGGCAGTGTCCCGTCGGGGACGGTCAGCCGGGTCGTGACCGACAAGGTGTCCCCCGCGCCGGGGGCGATGCTGGCCAACTCGATGAAGCCGAGACCGGATACGTCGCGCGGGGTCAGTTGGGCGATGTCGGCCTCGTAGTCGGCGGTGCCGTCCGGCCCGATCGACACGTGCACGGTCGTGCCGCTTGCGAACAACTCGCTTCCCGCGGGCACCGCCGCGATGACGACCTCCTCGGCCACGCGCGGCAGGATCAACAGCGCGGGCGAGGTCTCGACGACCCCCGCCGCCGGTCCGCCGGCCCGGGTCCGCGCCACCAGCCGCACCCCGTGGGGATTGGGGGCGCCCGACACGGCGAGGCTGACCGCCAGCGGGCGCCGGGCCAGGGTCGCCGCCGATTTGCCGTCCAACACATAGGTAGCCACTAGCCGAGTCCTCCCAGTCCGGAATTCGCCGCGATGCCCGTGCGCGCCAACCACTCGGCCGCGGCCGGCCGGTAGTCGGCGAAGAATTTCTCGGCGGCCGCGGGACCCAGGCCCCGCACCACCAGCCAGCCGGCGTCGCGCAGCCCGGCCACATCGGCCGGTCCGCGATAGGTACCGGCCTCGACCCGCTGGTCGACCAAGGACTGCGACCATCCCACCGCACCGGCACGATCGTCCGCGAGCGGGCCGGCCCCGGCACCCGCGATGCGCAGGAAAGCCGTGAACGCGTGCCCCGCGACCCATGCCGGGTCGAGCAGCCAGGCCCATTCGGCGCGCGCGAGTTCGTCGCGGACGCGCTGGTCCAGCGACGTCATCCGGCCGCGCAGCGAGGCGCAGAAAGCCGATTCGGGATCGGCCCACGGCGCGCCGTCGCTCTGCCCGAGCACGAAACCGGCCGCGGCCATGACGACGAGTTCGTCGGCCGCCTGCCCGACCCAGGCGACGGTGCCGTCGGGTGCCGGGGTGCTGGCCGACGAGGTGGCCAGCGTCGCGACGCTGGCGCACCACCCGTCGCGGTCGGTGGTGGCGGTGCGGGCCCCGCGGCGCAACCAGGCGGCGGCGACGAGTTCGGGCGTCGCCGAGTCGCGCGCGTCCACCACGGCCTGCAGTGCGGCATCCTCCACCTCGCCGTAGAACACCATCGAGTCGAGGAGCTGCGGGGGCACCCGACCGCTGTCCGCCGAGAAGCGCAACAGATCCTCGGGCGGCGGGGTCGCCAGCGCCACGATCGCACCGACCAGGTCGCGACAGTCGTCGTCCTCGAGACGCGCGGCACCCAGCGCCGCGTCGATCGCTGCGCCGGCCAGCGCGCCGCGCGCCGACGGATCCAACCGGTTCGCCGACGATGCGGGGTCGGCGAGTACCGCTCGCGTCGCGAAACCGAAGAGGTAGTCGTCGTCCGGGGTGGCCGGAGTCGGATGGACGTAGCCGAACGGTCCAAGCGCGCCGAACAGCCATCCGGCGACGTCGCCGGGCAGCCCCACCAGGCTGGGCACCGCCAGCCGCGCGAACAGCGGGCGGACATGGGCGGCCAGCGTCGGCTCGCTGATCGCCGCGGCGTCGAACCGCTCGATCCATCCGGGATCTCCGATGCCGAGGAGCCCGGAACTCGTGCATGCCTGTGTCAGGGCGGCGCGCGCCGCCGTCAGGTCGGCGTCGGGTGCGGCCAGGCGTTCGACGATCTCCGCCGTGCGCAGCAGCGGCCGCGTCGCCTCCTCCCCCGCACCGGCGAGTTCCCCGGCACGTTCAGCGATCCGGTCGCGCAGCGGGCCGAGGGGGACGGACTCGACGGCCGGTACCCCGGCGAGGTCGCAGGCGTCGAGCCACGCCGGGTCCGCGCAGGCCGCCGCCAACACGCAGCGGGCCAACGCCGGGGTGGCCCGGCGGCGCAGCGCCGCCCGGCGCAACCGTGCGAGCGCCTCGTCCGGGGTCGGCGGATAGCGCCGCAGCGTCGTCTCGACGAGGTCGGCGGCCCACGGCAGCGCGCCCAGTCCGTCGGGGGCGTCGTCCACGACGACGGCGGCGGCATCCGGGTGGAACTCCGCCAGCTCGGGGTCTTCCAGAACGGCGACGGCGATCGGCCACTCCGGGGCGAGCCGCGCCGCGGGAGCGGCGTCGGCGATTTCGGCGGCGACCCGGTCACGGCGCGCGAGGATCCGCCGCGCCACGTCGTCGTCGGCCAGCACGGCCTCGGCCAGCACCGAGAGCGCAGTCACCGGCACCGGGCCGGAGGCCACCCGGTGCCCGGCGGCGGCGCTGTCGCCGAGGTAGGGCTCCTCGTGCTCGTCGACGACGACGCCGGGATACCCGGCCAATTCGCCGAGTCGCGCACGCGGCACCGCGACCAGGTGCAGTGCCGAACCGGCACCGGCCAGCACCGCGTCGGGGGCATCGTGGGTGCTCCAGGAGAACCGGCGCGCCCCCTGCGGGGTGAGGAACCGGCTGACCGCGGCGATCCAGGCGGCCGCGCGGTCGTGGTCGTCGACACCGAGGACGACGGTCCCCGGCGCATCCCCGGACAGCCGTGCGGACACCGCGTCGAGCAGGACGCGCAGCACGCTGACCCGATCGGCCGCCGGGTCGAGGAGGAAGTCGAGGGTCGCCGCCTCCGACAGCGCGGGATTCGGCGCGGGAGCGGTGCCGCCCGCGGGCAGGGCGGCGGCGCGCACCTCGTCGGGCCCGTACGGCGAACTCCACCCGGACCAGCGCCACAGTTCGACGGGGAGGAATCCGGCCGGGTCGTCGGGTGCGTCGTCGGCGAGGACGTGCGCGAAGACGTTGCCCGGGCGCCCGGTGGCGTCGCGCCCGGCGTCGACGGTGTGCCAATAGGCGGCCCGTCCGGTCCCGTCGGGTCCGGTCGTGTACAGGTAGCTCAGCCGGGCCGGCCTGGTCGCGATCTGCTCGGGCGTGGGGAAGCCGGGCAGGGCCGGCTCCAGGTCGAACCGGGTGACGATCCGCGCGACCAGCTCGTCGAGGTAGGCCGGGTCGAGGGTGCCGACCACCTGCTTCACCTGCCATCCGCCGCCGTGGCCGCGACCGCCCGGGGCGGCCATCGCGCTGACGGGCGCCCCCTCGTCGAAGGAGGTGTACGTGAACTGTGCGTAGCGGTCGGCGGCCACCGGTGCCGGGGTGACTCGTCGCGCCGCCTGGTGTTTGGTCAGGTCTGCCATCGGTTCACCACCCGGGCTGCGCGGCCGGCGGCGGAGGCGGGCTGATCCACAGCGATGCCATCGGCGGGTCGAGCATGCCGATGGGCGGGCGGGCATCGCCGCGCGCCGGGTCGGCGACGAAGATCCGCACGAAACCGGTCAGATTGGTCAGGTCGACGACCCACGGCGTGACGGTGCGCCCGGCCGGGATCTCGCCGTAGATCTGACAGTGCGGCCGTTCCTCGCCCATATCCGAGCCGAAGCGGAGGGTGCGCCCGTCGGAGGCGTCGAGGGGAAGGCGTTCGGGCCGGTGGACCGCGACGAGCGGCGGGAGGTCGCTGACGGCGACCTCTGCGTGCAGCACCAGGCGGACGACGGTGCGCCCGGGCCCGGCCGCCACCGGCTCGAACTGGTAGGCCATGCGGATCAAGCCGCGGTAGGGCAGCCCGACCGCTTCGCCGGTGATCTCCCGACCGGCCGAATAAGAGACCGGGACCAGGTAGACGTGGCATCCCTTGGGGGTCAGTGGCCGGGTGAGGATCAGCGCGCCGTCGCGTTCGTACTGCTCGGCGCTGACCTCGCCGAAGGGCTTGCCGGTCAGCAGTTGCTCGCTCGGGATGGATGCCGGTCCGATGTAGGCGCGCACCGCGGCTGCACCGCGCGGCCACCCGAAGGTGATCATCTCGCAGTGGAAGCGCTCGACGATCTGCGGCTCCACCACGCCGGGCAGCGGTCGGGCCAGGACGCGGGTCGTCCCGATGCGCGCCCGCCCGGCGGCGACGGTAACGGGGGTGAGGTAGGCGCGATCCCACCCGCTGGGCCACGGCACCCCGGTCATCTGCGAGAAGGTCGGGTCCTGGCCGGCCTTCGCCGGATGGCGCACCCGCGTCTCCTCGGTGAACCCCTGCACCGACAACGCCTCCAGCGGCAGGTCCTCGCGCTCGAGCCCGGCCGGGGGCGGCTGCTGGAATCGGTAGACCCGCACCTCCTGCCCGCTCTCCGGGGTGGTCCAAGCCAGGTCGAACAGGGAGCCGTTGTCGTTGATTGCGACCTGCAGGTCGGCGATGGACGCCAGGTCGACCGAGACGAGGATCTCCTGCTGCGCCGGGCGCGAGAGGCGCAGCGATTCGCCGACGGGCACCTCGGCCAGGGCGCGGTACAGATAGCGGCGCCCGCGCGGCACGTCGGCGTCGACGAAGCCGGTGAGATTCGCGTCGTCGACGCAGATCTGGAAGCGCGGGTCGGTGGTCGCGGGGCCGCCGGCGTCGAGCGGGATGCGGAACACCCGCACCGCCCGGGTGCCGGGGAACACCGACCACTCGCCGACGACGCGGCCTGTGTCCTCGGTCAGCACCATGTCCTCGACCGGGCTGATGTCCTGCCCGATCGCCCACTGCACCGGCTGTGCCGCACGGGCGGCGGCCTCGCTGTCGCCGACATGCGCCCACACCTGGTAGTGGCGCACGGCGCTGGTCAGGAAGCGGTTGTCCTCGGCCGCGGTGGCCGCGGTGACGCCGACCAGCTCGCCCGCCTCCGGTTTGTACGGTGGCACGTCGTCGCCGGACACGACGCGGTAGAGGACGACGGGGCCGCCGGGAAACGGATCCCAGGCCAGCCGCACACCGTCCGGGGTGGTCGCGATGCGCAGCGCTCCCGGTGCGATGTCGGTCTCGGGGTACTCGTAGTCGCAGAAGTCGGCATGCGTCAGCGGCAGGAGGCTCGACGCCGGGGGCGCGCTCCGGGTGACGGCGGAGGGAGTCGGCGACGGCGCGACGGCCGGCGCGGGGGGCGACGGCGCGACGGCGGCGGTCGGCTCCGGCGGAGCCTGCGACGGCGCGGAGGACGGCGCATAGCGGGCGAACAGGGCCGCCAGCTCCTCGACGAGGTCGGCGGCGCCGGGCAGCTTCTTGCGGATCTGCTCGGCGCTCACCGGCGCACGCTTGGCCAGGTTGCGCAGCGTGATGTCCTTGATCGTCTCCGCCCCTGGCGCCCCCTGCGCGATCTTCTCCCCGCGCCACGCGATGAGGGCCGCGGTCAGCGCGGCGAGCGGGTCGGCACTGCCCGCCCGCGCCGCGGACCCCTCGTCGTCGACGGTGGGCGCACGGTGGGCTCCGGCGGTGCCCGATGCGGGCGGCGGACCCGCGGGTGATGCCAAGCGGTCCGGCAGGTGGGCGACCGCGATCGCCGGCAGCACCCCGAGCTCGACCTGACCGAGCAGGTGGTCGATGGCGGCACCCCACCACTGCGCGACCGGCGAGGCGCCGCTGTCGCGCCAGGTGCCGGGGTGCTCGGCGATCAGGTGCAGCTCGTCGGCGGCGGGGACGGGCACATCCCGTGCCGCCACCCCCTGTGCCCACAGCTGCAGGGCAGCCGTCAGGTCCGAATCGGACGCCATGCTCAGCCCTGCCCCATCTCCGGCGCCCGGAACCGGTCCGGTGTCGCCCCGAGCCCGCTCGGGTCGGCCGCCCCGGACTGGCGGACCGGCGACTGCGGCACCTCCCACGTCGTCCCGGACGCGGCGGCGGCACTGCCCTGCGCCCGCAGGTAATCCAGCCCGATGGCCTCCGACAGTTGGGTCGCGACGCAGACGATGCCCAGGCCGGTGCGGACGCGGTGGCGGGTGTCGACGCGGACGGCCGCCGCCCCGTTGGTCACCGCGATGTCGGTGAGCAGGGCGTGGTCGAAGGACCCGCTCGGCGCGGCGTCACGGTCGATCCCGGCGAGGAACTCCGCGAGCGGCAGCGGGGCGCCGCCAGACACGGCGACCGTGCCGACCAGGCGGGGGACGAGTTCCCCGAGGGATCCGCCCAGCGAGTGCAGCGCTTTGCCCCACACCAGGTCGGCCCCGGTCGAACCGATCACGCCGCCGAACAGATCGGTGGACCAGCGGTCCAGCGAGGTTCCGCTGCCCATCCCATGGTCGAGCCACACCGGCGACGCCTGCGCCCCGACCTCGCGCGAACCGACGCGCGGCGGGATGTAGGTGGTGATGATCGAATCCCACGACTCGGTCAGCCAACCGGGCCGGAACAGGTCCTGGCGCAGGTAGCCGACCGCCTC
This genomic interval from Gordonia sp. X0973 contains the following:
- the rpmJ gene encoding 50S ribosomal protein L36, with translation MKVQPSVKPICEKCKVIRRNGRVMVICENLRHKQRQG
- the infA gene encoding translation initiation factor IF-1; amino-acid sequence: MAKKDGAIEVEGRVVEPLPNAMFRIELENGHKVLAHISGKMRQHYIRILPEDRVVVELSPYDLGRGRIVYRYK
- a CDS encoding TerD family protein — its product is MSRAGLQQVSVGVGWDQPPGVALDLDLAAFVLPTSAVVTSDTDFVFFNNLAAYNGAVRLNSDRSVRTGWREELTVDTAALPAAVDRVAIGVSSYGGQTTFGDYPAGFVELSDSDAGLLARCDLQARFGGERALIYADLRRDGDRWILAARGERFDDLGAMARSMGVKV